One Eptesicus fuscus isolate TK198812 chromosome 11, DD_ASM_mEF_20220401, whole genome shotgun sequence genomic region harbors:
- the CRYBA2 gene encoding LOW QUALITY PROTEIN: beta-crystallin A2 (The sequence of the model RefSeq protein was modified relative to this genomic sequence to represent the inferred CDS: inserted 1 base in 1 codon; deleted 1 base in 1 codon; substituted 1 base at 1 genomic stop codon): protein MAYEYPNFQGQQFILEKSDHSRWSAWNNSGSHHRDQLLSFRSVFCGNHSDSCMTLFEGHNFQGCKFEHSDDYLSLSSMDWGSKDVGCLKVSSEAWVAYQYPGYXGYQYVLEQNQHGREFHNYSELSMQVHTGQLXSIQRIQQ from the exons ATGGCCTATGAGTACCCCAATTTCCAGGGACAGCAATTCATTCTAGAGAAGAGTGACCATTCTCGCTGGAGCGCCTGGAACAACAGTGGCAGCCACCACAGAGACCAGCTGCTCTCTTTCCGGTCTGTGTTCTGCGGG aaCCACAGTGACAGCTGCATGACACTATTTGAGGGGCACAACTTTCAGGGTTGCAAGTTTGAACACAGTGATGACTACCTATCCCTATCCTCCATGGAT TGGGGCAGTAAGGATGTGGGTTGCCTTAAAGTCAGCTCTGAAGC GTGGGTGGCCTACCAGTACCCAGGCT AGGGTTACCAGTATGTATTGGAGCAGAACCAGCATGGCAGGGAGTTCCATAACTATAGTGAACTCAGCATGCAGGTCCATACTGGGCAGCTGTAGTCCATTCAAAGAATTCAGCAATAG
- the FEV gene encoding protein FEV — translation MRQSGASQPLLINMYLPDPVGEGLFKEGKSPGWGPLSPAVQKGSGQIQLWQFLLELLADRANAGCIAWEGGHGEFKLTDPDEVARRWGERKSKPNMNYDKLSRALRYYYDKNIMSKVHGKRYAYRFDFQGLAQACQPPPTHAQAAAAAAAAAAAAQDGALYKLPAGLAPLPFPGLSKLNLMAASAGVAPTGFSYWPGPGPAATAAATAALYPSPGLQPPPGPFGAVAAASHLGGHYH, via the exons ATGAGACAGAGCGgcgcctcccagcccctgctgatCAACATGTACCTGCCAG ATCCGGTCGGAGAAGGTCTCTTCAAGGAGGGGAAGAGCCCGGGGTGGGGGCCGCTGAGCCCTGCGGTACAAAAAG gcagtGGGCAGATCCAGCTATGGCAGTTTCTGCTGGAGCTGCTGGCGGACCGTGCCAACGCAGGCTGCATCGCGTGGGAGGGTGGCCACGGCGAGTTCAAGCTCACGGACCCAGACGAGGTGGCGCGACGCTGGGGCGAGCGCAAGAGCAAGCCCAACATGAACTACGACAAGTTGAGCCGCGCGCTGCGCTACTACTACGACAAGAACATCATGAGCAAGGTGCACGGCAAGCGCTACGCTTACCGCTTCGATTTCCAGGGCTTGGCGCAGGCCTGCCAGCCGCCCCCGACGCACGcccaggccgccgccgccgcggctgcCGCGGCTGCCGCAGCCCAGGACGGCGCACTCTACAAGCTGCCGGCCGGCCTGGCCCCGCTGCCCTTCCCCGGCCTCTCCAAACTCAACCTCATGGCCGCCTCTGCCGGCGTCGCGCCCACCGGCTTCTCCTACTGGCCGGGCCCGGgccccgccgccaccgccgccgccaccgctgcgCTCTACCCCAGCCCGGGTTTGCAGCCCCCGCCCGGGCCCTTCGGCGCCGTAGCCGCCGCCTCGCACTTGGGGGGCCATTACCACTAG
- the CDK5R2 gene encoding cyclin-dependent kinase 5 activator 2 → MGTVLSLSPASSAKGRRPGGLPEEKKKAPPAGDEALGGYGAPPAGKGGKGESRLKRPSVLISALTWKRLVAASAKKKKGSKKVTPKPASTGADPLVQQRNRENLLRKGRDPPDGGGATKPLAVPVPTVPAAAATCEPPSGGSGAAPPPGSGGGKPPPPPPAPQAAPPVPGGSPRRVIVQASTGELLRCLGDFVCRRCYRLKELSPGELVGWFRGVDRSLLLQGWQDQAFITPANLVFVYLLCRESLRGDELASAAELQAAFLTCLYLAYSYMGNEISYPLKPFLVEPDKERFWQRCLRLIQRLSPQMLRLNADPHFFTQVFQDLKNEGEAAAGAGGPPGGGAPATPVSSAARDSCATGAKHWTMNLDR, encoded by the coding sequence ATGGGCACGGTGCTGTCTCTTTCCCCAGCCTCCTCGGCCAAGGGCCGGAGGCCCGGCGGGCTGCCCGAGGAGAAGAAGAAGGCACCGCCCGCGGGGGACGAGGCGCTGGGGGGCTACGGAGCGCCGCCAGCAGGCAAAGGCGGCAAAGGCGAGAGCCGGCTCAAACGGCCATCCGTGCTCATTTCGGCGCTCACCTGGAAGCGCCTGGTGGCCGCATCTGCCAAGAAGAAGAAAGGCAGCAAGAAGGTGACGCCCAAGCCAGCGTCCACTGGCGCGGACCCTTTGGTCCAGCAACGCAACCGCGAGAACCTACTCCGCAAGGGCCGGGATCCCCCAGACGGCGGCGGCGCCACCAAGCCCCTGGCCGTGCCTGTGCCCACAGtgcccgcggccgccgccacctGCGAGCCGCCGTCGGGGGGCAGTGGGGCCGCACCGCCGCCAGGCTCGGGCGGGGGAAagccgccgccgccacccccagcccctcaggcgGCGCCACCGGTGCCTGGCGGCTCGCCACGGCGGGTCATCGTGCAGGCGTCAACGGGCGAGCTGCTGCGCTGCCTGGGCGACTTCGTGTGCCGACGCTGCTACCGCCTCAAGGAGCTGAGCCCCGGCGAGCTGGTGGGCTGGTTCCGCGGAGTGGACCGCTCGCTGTTGCTGCAGGGCTGGCAAGACCAGGCCTTCATTACGCCTGCCAACCTGGTGTTCGTGTACCTGCTGTGCCGCGAGTCGCTGCGCGGGGATGAGTTGGCGTCCGCCGCCGAGCTGCAGGCCGCCTTCCTCACTTGCCTCTACCTCGCCTACTCCTACATGGGCAACGAGATCTCCTATCCGCTCAAGCCCTTTCTCGTGGAGCCCGACAAGGAGCGCTTCTGGCAACGCTGCCTGCGCCTCATCCAGCGGCTCAGCCCGCAGATGCTGCGGCTCAACGCCGACCCCCACTTCTTCACGCAAGTCTTTCAAGACCTCAAGAACGAGGGCGAGGCCGCCGCCGGCGCCGGGGGTCCACCCGGTGGGGGAGCGCCCGCGACCCCCGTCTCCTCGGCCGCCAGGGACAGCTGCGCGACCGGAGCCAAGCACTGGACTATGAACCTGGACCGCTAG